ACATTACGCTTAAAATTACAAATCGGTCACTTTACTCGGGGCAGCATTTTGCGTATGCTATTGCCTGCACGACGGCACCTGACAGAAATGGCTTCTCTGTAGCGCAAGATCAACAAATTTTCTTACAGGGAGGACGACAGGTGTGTTCAATTTCTACCTGTTTTTTTAAATTGAAAACTGAAATAGTGTCACAAGCGAGTCCGCCAACCTCCTAACGTTTAAACAGCCATGAGCAAGATGAAGCCTCAACGCTACCTGCTGCTGACGGCACTGGCGGCCCTGACCATTCTGGGACTGACGGGCTGCCGCTCAACTCCGGTGGAAGTGCTGGGCGTCGAAGGGCCCGACAGCCTCCAGGTTAACCAGAGCGGCACCTTTACAGCCACCATCAACGAAGACGCCAAGCCGCCTGTTGAGTTTAGCTGGGACTTCGGTGACGGGAGCACAGGTGCCGGCAACCCGGTCACGCATGCCTTCACGGAACCTGGGACCTATACCGTGACCGTCACTGCCTCCAATCGCGGAGGCAAATCGACCAGTACCGGTTCCACCTCGGTGGTCGTCTACCGCCCGCCCGTACCCGCTGAAATTATCTCCATTACGGCTGATCCCATGCAGCCTGACACGCGGACGGCCGTGCGCTTTAGCGCCAACGTGCGCGGCGATCAGCCCATCACCTATCAATGGAACTTTGGCGATGGAAGCACAGGGTCGGGCGCCAGCCCCACGCACACCTACAATCAGCCAGGCACTTACACAGTCACGCTGAACGTGTCGAACGAAGCCGGCTCCGACTCGCGCACGCTCACCCTCACGGTCAAACCCTACGAAGCAGAATACTGCGCCGACGTGGCCGAAATGAATCCGGTCTTCTTTGACCGGAACTCAAGCGTGCTCAACGATGCCGCCCGTGAAGCGCTGCAGGAAAATCTGCAGATTCTGCAGGACTGCCCGAACCTGTCGGTGCGCATTGAAGGCTGGGCGGCGCCAGGCGAACGGAACCCGCAGCAGCTTTCGACCGACCGCGCCCGCGCCGTGGAGCAGTTCTACACCAGCAATGGCATTCCGGCAAGCCGGCTGGTCGTAGAAGGCAAAGGCCGGGTTACCGGCATCACGAGCAAAAAGGAAGGGCTGGCGCAGTACCGCCGCGCCGACACCATTCCGATGCAGGGCGGCATGTAATGCCACACCCCGCTCGAAAAATTATCGTGGGCTCTCCTTTCCGGAGAGCCCACTTTTTATTGGATCTCTGGCTGGCTGCGTCCGTTGTCTTTACCATAGCAGGCCCAAGGCTCCCCATGCCCGGATTCGATCAACATGCCCAGGAGCGTCTGGCCCGAGCGCTAAAGGCCGAAGCGCGGCGCCTCGGCTTCGATGCCTGTGGCATCTCGAAAGCCGAGGTGCTCGACGAAGAAGCGCGCCGTCTGGAAGCCTGGCTGAAAGCCGGCTTCCACGGAACCATGCACTGGATGGAACGCCATTTTGACAAACGTATTGATCCCACTAAACTGGTCGAAGGAGCCCGCTCCGTCATCTCGGTCCTGCACAACTATTACCAGCCCCTCTCCCCTGATCCGTCACCGGAAACCGGTAAGATCAGTCGCTATGCCTGGGGCGACGACTACCACGAAGTGCTCAAAGAAAAGCTCTACCAGCTCTTTGCCTGGCTTGAGGCGCAGGTAGGCGAGGTGCACGGCCGCGCTTTTGTAGACTCTGCCCCGGTTATGGACAAAGCATGGGCTCGCCGCAGTGGCCTGGGCTGGATCGGCAAAAACACGAACCTGATTAACCGGCGCATGGGATCCTTTTTCTTCATCGGCGAACTGATTGTAGACGTCCCGCTGCCCCCCGATGGCCCCATTCCAGACTACTGCGGCTCTTGCACGCGCTGCCTCGACGCCTGTCCAACCGGCGCACTGGTTCAGCCCTACGTGCTTGATGCCCGCCGCTGCATCTCGTACCTGACGATTGAACACCGCGGCGACGACATTCCGCCGGAGCTTCAGGAAAAAATGGGCAACTGGATTTTTGGATGCGATATCTGCCAGGACGTCTGTCCCTGGAATAAGTTCAAATATGCTACCAACGAACCACGCTTTCTGCCGCGGCCCGGCCTGCCCGACACGCCGCTGGACCGCTGGGAAGAGCTGGACCTGGAAGCATTTCGACAGAAATTCCGCAAAAGTGCGGTCAAGCGGGCCAAATTTGAAGGATTTAAGCGAAACGTGCGGATCGCGCTGCAAAACGTGCGCCGCACCATGCTTCACACTTCTGAGTAAGCGCGCCGCTCGCGCGGCACAATCACAGCCAGCCATGCCAGTCCGATCACGCCCTGCACTAGCGCAAACGCCAGTACCGCTTCCCGAAGCGAAAGCACCTGCCACTCCAACAGCATGCTGGCTGCCAGAATAGAGCAGCTTTCTGCGAACAGCACGCCCAGCCACTCTGCAGCAAACACGCGTCCTCGAAAAGCATCCTCTGTTCGCTGTTGCAGCAACACGCTGGCCAGCACCCAGTTGGCTCCGCTGGCCGCATGCGCCAGCAGCACCGCCGGTGCGATCGCATAGGTCCATGCCTGAAGGCCTACCACTCCATAGCAGAGCCCACTGAGCAGAATGCTCCAGCCCAGCACAGCCGGCCAGCGCCGCACATCCTGAAAAATTGCTCGTGCCAGTACAGGTCCGATCCCTGTTCCCAGTCCTCGCGCTGCAAACAGCCAGCCAATGCCGGCGGCCTGAGCCGTCGGCTCAATGGCCTCGCCAATCAGTGCCAGCATATACACAAGTCCACCACCGGCAAGCGCCCAGGCACTTTTAGCCAGCGCAATGCGCCCCACGCCCGGATGGGAGGTGAGGTAGCGCCAACCGTCCAGCAGTTCGCGGCCGGCCGTCTGAAGCAACCGGCCTGCGGCAGGGGCTGTCTGCTGGGGAATGACCGTTCGGTAGATGAAAAAGGCCGAGATCAGGTATGTCAGACTATCTATCACAAAGACAGGAGCCGTCCCCAGCCACGCTGTCACCAACCCGCCCGAGGCGGCTCCCAGGGCCAACATAACCGACCAGGTAGCCGACATGAGCGCGTTAGCGGTCAGCAGCGCTTCTGGTCGTACGATATTTGGAATCGACGCGCTTTTGGCCGGCTGAAAGACTGCCGTTACAATTACTTGCAGCGTGGTCAGCACATAGACCAGGTATACCTCACCGGGTTCGTCGATCAGCAAAAAGCCCAGTACGATGACTGCCCGCACCAGATCGGCCCCGATCATGAGTCGCCGCCGGTTGAACCGGTCCACCAGGAGACCGGCCAGCGGCGAGGCCAGCGCCCAGGGAAGCAGCTTGGTCAGAAAAACACCCCCCAGGGCAAATGGCGAGCCCGTCAGCTCCGAAACCAGCGTGTACAGCGCGATCGTGTTGAACCAGTCGCCCAGTAGCGAGATGAGATTGCCCAGCCACAGCCGGCGAAAGTGCACGTTCTCACGTACCAGCGCCACATAGCCCGTCGGCGAAGCGTCCGCGCGCCCGACCGGCCGAGACGGAGCCGCTTCCATAAGGCGTCAGGGCTTAGAGGCCTCCGCCTGATCCGTTGTACCAGAACCGGCGGGCACGGCCGGCTGCTCAGGCCGCAACAGCGGAAACAGGATTACATCCCGAATCGAAGGCTGATTGGTCAAAATCATGGCCAGTCGGTCGATTCCAATCCCTAACCCGGCTGTTGGCGGCATGCCGTACTCTAACGCCCGCAGAAAGTCTTCGTCAATCTGCATGGCTTCCTCATCTCCCGCCGCCCGCAGCCGAGCCTGCTCCTCAAAACGCGCCCGCTGATCGTCTGGATCATTCAACTCACTGAAGGCATTGCAGAGTTCTTTTCCACCGACGATCACTTCAAAGCGTTCGACAAGGCCAGGTTTTTCTCGATGCCGCTTGGCCAGCGGGCTCAGCTCAATGGGATAGTCAATGATAAAGGTCGGCTGGATTAAATGGGGTTCGACAAATTCGCCGAAAATCTCGTCGATTATTTTGCCACTGCCCATCGTCTCATCTATCTCCAGCCCTAGCTTTTGAGCGATCTCCGCCAGCTCATCGCGCGACTTGCCGTAAAGGTCATACCCCGTCCGCTCTTTAATAGCTTCAAACATCGGGATGCGCGGCCAGGGACGACGAAACGAAATCGTGTGCGCGCCCCACTGCACTTCCGGCGATCCGGTCACTTCAATAGCGACATGCTCGAGCAGTTCTTCGACAAAGTCCATCATCCAGTAATAGTCTTTGTACGCTACGTACAGCTCGAGCATCGTGAATTCTGGATTGTGGAAGCGGCTGAGCCCTTCATTGCGAAAGTCTTTACCAATCTCATAGACGCCTTCGTAGCCGCCCACAATCAGCCGCTTCAGGTACAGCTCGTCGGCTATCCGCAGGTAGAGAGGCATGTCGAGCGCGTTATGATAGGTCGTGAAAGGACGGGCCGAAGCTCCTCCATAGAGGGGTTGCAGGATAGGCGTTTCCACCTCCAGGTAACCTCGCTCGTCCAGAAACCGCCGGATCGTGGTTATCATCCGCGCCCGCTTGCGAAAAACCTCCCGCACATCGGGATTAATGATCAGATCCACGTATCGCTGCCGATAGCGAAATTCTTTGTCCGTTACCTCGTTGTACACCTTCCCATCCTGTTCCTTGACCACAGGCAACGGACGCAGCGCTTTGGCCAGCAGCTCTAACCGTTGGGCGTGGACCGTAATCTCTCCCATCCGCGTGCGAAACACATACCCTTCCACTCCCACCAGGTCGCCAATGTCCAGCAGTTTCTTAAAGACCTGGTCGTAGAAGCCCTCCGGAAGGTCCTGGCGCCGAACGTATACCTGAATGCGGCCAGTTTCATCCTGCAAATCAAAAAACGCGGCCTTGCCCATGATTCGCCGCGTCATAATGCGCCCCGCAATCGACACGGTGTAGGGCTCCGGAGCAGGCCCGTCTTCGCGGGGTTGATGCCGCGCATCCTCAAAGTTCTGCAGGATCTCGGCCGCATGGGCCGTAACTTCCCAGCGATAGGGGTACGGATTGATTCCAATGGCCTCAAGCTGCTGGCGCGCTCGACGTCGCTCCCGTTCTTGTTCGGTCAGGACACGCTTCATGGTGCGGACACGCTTACGATCCGACAGCTTGCTTCAAAAACAAAACAAAAGACGCAGCCCGGCGAGCTACGTCTTAAAAAGCTTTACCCAAGGGTGGTACCCTGTGCCGGCAAGGCGGGTTTCAGGAACCCGGTGAATAGTTCTCAAGCGGGCGAATGGTCATCGGTACCGGCTGCAATGGTCGATCCAACTGGGCAGGCGGCGCCTGCTGTCCTGTACGGCGTGGCGTGGGCAGTCGCGCGATAGCATCCAGGACCTCAAACCCCTCAACCAGTTCCCCGAAGACCGTGTAGAGACCATCCAGAAACGGAGCTCCCCCTACCGTCTGGTAAAGCCGCCGAATTGAATCAGGAAAAGCAAAGTGAGGGTCCGGAATCTGCTCCCGCAGATAAGCTTCAATTTCGTCCAGCGTAGCGGAATCGAACGTGCGACCGACCACCAGATAAAACTGGCTGCCACTGGAGCGACGCTCTGGATTTACTTCGTCGCCCTGGCGGGCCGCTGCCAGAGCCCCTCGCTTATGAAATAAGCCCGGCCGAATCTCAGCGGGAATCGTATAGCCGGGCCCACCGGTCCCATCGTTCGATGGATCGGCATCCTTTGAGTTCGGATCCCCACCCTGAATGACAAAGCCCTCTATTACGCGATGGAACGTTGTGCTGTCATAAAAACTGGCTGCTACCAGCCGTTTAAAATTATCCCGATGCTGTGGCGTTTCATCGTAAAGCCGCACCACCATGCGTCCCAGCGGCGTGTAAATGGCATAGTAGTTCGTAGCCGGAAGGGCCAGGGTATCGAGCGTCTGGGCCAGGCTATCGGCAGGGGAGGGTTGGGAGGAAGGAGGACGTTGGCAGGCGGCAAAGAGCAGCACCGGCACAATCCCCATGAGCATTTGCCTCTTCATGGCAGTAACGGTTTAAAATATTCCAGAATGGCAATGCGCAGCAGCTTTTCCTGGTCTTCTCGCGACAGTTCGGGCCAGGGCGAAAGGGTGGGTTCCCAGCGGGTCGGATCGGCTGCAGTGCGTCGGTAGAGTCCGATGGCAGCAAAAGCACACCGAGCACCCTCCATGATCAGATCCTGCTTTTGCTCCCGGGACAGCCCTGGTTCGTAGCCACGTCCTCGTTCCTGAACGCCGATCAGAAAGAGCACCTGCTCAATGCTGGCTGGCATCCTTCCCAGCAGCGTCTCCAGATGGGCCAGGAGCTGCTTCCACCGCTCTTCCAGGTCCGGATCGGCTGCGCGGAGCCATTGACCAATAGGATCCGGCATTTCATTCGATCCACTCGCGCGCCTCATGGAGCAGGTGGCGTTGATGCTGTCGCAAAAGGCGAAGCAGCAGCGCGCCTACCCGACGCGCCAGACTGCCCCGCGGTTGTGCCCGAACCAGCGAAGGAATGCGCTGCAACGCGTCTTCTACGGCCTCCAACGCCTCAGAGAGCGCAAACCACCAGGACCGCTCAGGCGGGCCGGCTTTGACAGGACGCTCATACCGCAGCACCTGTTGCCCCCGCTCATTCAGCGCCCCACGCAGCATCTGAATGACGGCCACCAGGGCGTCGGTCATTTCCTGGAGCGTCTCCCGTTGGGCCAGCGAAAGGGCAGCTTCTGTCGCCTGCTGCTCCCGCTGGAGCACGCGCTCAAGCATAGGCAGCAAGGTGGCCAGCACCGACTGAAAGGCCAGCGTAGCCGCTGCCTCCCCCTTTAGCAAGGTCTCCAGTTGTCCCAATTCCGAGCGCTCAATGGTAGCAACCTCAGGAGCTTGCGCACTGGCTGTCTGCATCCAATTTTTTCGTAAAGCCGCAACGCGACGGCGTCTAACACGCATGTCCAGACAACACCCGCTCGATCACAGCATCTGACGGCGCCCAACTATGCATGGCAAGGGATGTTCCAGTCTGCGACTATGCCAGACGCTCCGGCGGCATATCCTGCATCGAATCAAGCGCTTCCTGCAGCCGCTCCAGTATAGCGGTGGCCTGCGAGGGCGCCAGTCGACCACTGCGCACCCCTACCCGAATCATCTCGGTAGTTAATGCGGCGTAAACAGGTAACAGATGCGGCAGGTGTTGCCGAAGCGCCTGCAGGTGCTGGCTAATGGGAAAGAGATCCCCTCGCACCGCCGGTCCGGTCAGCGCTTCTTCAGGCAACAATTGTTTCAGATTGTGCAGCGTACCTTCTACCAGGGGCAGCAGCAGGGCATGTGCTTCGGGCCGAGAAAGTCCAATGCTGGCAAGCACTTCGCCCGCAACGGCCATGAGCGCCCCCAGGCCGTTAGAAGCCAGCGTAGCCGCCAGATGATAGCGGGGTTTGGTCTCTGCCGAAAGCTCAACCGGCCGAGCTCCCAGCGCCTGTGCGACTTCACGCCCCAGCGCAACAGCCTGGGGATCACCTTCCAGGCCAATAGCGATCCCTGCAAGCGAAGGGACGGCCCCCTGTCGGGGAAAGGACTGGACTGGATGAAAGCTTAACAGGGCGGCACCGCGACGCCCGACGGGTGCCAGCACCTGGGCGGGCAGAGCACCTGACGTGTGCGCTACCACCGTATGCGGCCAGTCGTGCGGAACCAGGGCAAGCTGTTCGGCCAGGCCGGGCAATACGTCGTCTGGAACACAGCAGAATACCAGACGCACCTCTCCGGGCAGATCTTCAAGTGCGCCCGAAGCTACCGGCGCTGCCACCTGCGCAGCCAGCGCACGAGCAGCCTCCTGACTTCGGCTGAGCACCGCAGCAATCGAGTAGCCAGCCGCCCGAAGCGCCCTGCCCAGCGCCCGCCCAACAGCCCCGGCTCCCACGATGGCCAAAACCGGTCGATGAGCTGCCATAGTCGGGTTGACGTACGCTTCTGTCCTGCTGAGAAAGGTAGGGACGCCGAGGGGCCGGTGCAACTACTCACACAAAAACCCGTTGCCGGCGGGCAACGGGTTTTTTGTGGGCCCTAGTGGATTCGAACCACTGACCTCTCGCGTGTGAGGCGAGCGCTCTAAACCGCTGAGCTAAGGGCCCAACGCGCCTGAGGCTTTCTATAGTACAACGCACAACCGGCGCCTGTCAAGGTGCTCCATGGCTTCTTTGCACGAAGCGCATGGTCTGGAGCGTGTCATAGTGAATCGGCGCACGGTCTTTTCGGTTCCAGGCAGCCGACAGCGTCCAGGCTGGCTGGTACGCCCCTGGAAGCGTTCGGCGTTCGGTGCTTACCGGCGTAAGCGTTTCAAGCGTAACGGCCGGAGCTGGTTCGGGCTGGGCCGTCTGCACGACGGCATGGGGGGAACGCGCTTCTTGCTCCATATAGAGCAGCACGCCAGTGCACATTCCCAGAATAACCACCAGCGCTACGGCTGAGGCCAACATCGTAGCACTTCGCAACGGCAGGCTCAGATATTCAAGGGATCGTTGTTCGCGCATCATCTCATAAGCCAGCCGTTGCCGAAGACGTGCCTGAAAACCTTCCGGTGCCCGAAGTTTACAGGCACCATGCTGGCAGAGCAACTGCCGCGTCCGGCACAGACATTCTACGTGGCGCGCCAGCGTCGGATTGGTACGCAGGTATTCCTCAAATACCTGCCGCACGGCCGGATCCATGGTTCCGTCCACGTACTCACACAACAGTTCGTCCAGATCACTGAATGGACAGTCGTGTTCCGGCCGCGATGAGTCGGGATCGTGGTAATCCTCACGCATAGGCTACCAGACGCTGCAGGTTTACACCCCTACTTTTACGCCAAAGGGCCGGCAGGAAGGTTCCTGCCGGCCCTGCACTTACGACAACGCCCACCCTTAAGATTCCTCAGGGATTGGATAAACATCCTTGAGCAAGGCCTGAAGCTTCGTCCGCCCCCGGTTAATCCGGCTTTTAACCGTGCCCATAGGCAGCCCGGTGATCTCCGCAATCTCCTCATACGAGAGCTGTTGCACGTCGCGGAGCACTACCACCTCCCGGAATTCCTCCGGGATTTGCTTGAGCGCTTCCTGAATGTAGCGATCCTGGATGGTACTTTCCGTGTGCCGGTCCGGGGCGAACGTCTCGTCCGGGATCTCCACTTCGTACTCTTCTTCGTCGCGGTTTACGGACTGCAGCGAGTAGAGACGGCGCCGCTTACGCTTTCGATATTCAGAGCGCGCCAGGTTACCCGCAATCGTATAGAGCCACGTCGAAAACTTTGCAATCCGACGGTAGGAGTGTCGGTTGCGATATACGCGCATAAAGGTCTCCTGCAGGAGGTCTTCGACCTCCTTCGGATCTCCCAGAAACCGGTACAGGTAGTTAGCTAGCGGGTCCTTGTACCGGCTTACCAGAATGTCGAAGGCCTCCACCGTCCCTGCCTGGAACAGCGCCATGAGGTCCTCGTCGCTCAGTCGCTGGAGTTCCTCATAGCGCGCCTTATTCTCCTCGGAAGGCAACCGGTGCAGCGCCTCCCTGCGCAACACCACCCGCTGTTTCTGTTGAATGTGCATCGCCAATCCATATAGGGTTGGTTTTCTACGTAACGTTCAAGCCGCCTGCTGGAGCGGCGCCCGGCAGGCCGCCTGCACCTGCCGCAACAGC
The nucleotide sequence above comes from Rhodothermus profundi. Encoded proteins:
- a CDS encoding PKD domain-containing protein, which translates into the protein MSKMKPQRYLLLTALAALTILGLTGCRSTPVEVLGVEGPDSLQVNQSGTFTATINEDAKPPVEFSWDFGDGSTGAGNPVTHAFTEPGTYTVTVTASNRGGKSTSTGSTSVVVYRPPVPAEIISITADPMQPDTRTAVRFSANVRGDQPITYQWNFGDGSTGSGASPTHTYNQPGTYTVTLNVSNEAGSDSRTLTLTVKPYEAEYCADVAEMNPVFFDRNSSVLNDAAREALQENLQILQDCPNLSVRIEGWAAPGERNPQQLSTDRARAVEQFYTSNGIPASRLVVEGKGRVTGITSKKEGLAQYRRADTIPMQGGM
- the queG gene encoding tRNA epoxyqueuosine(34) reductase QueG, producing MPGFDQHAQERLARALKAEARRLGFDACGISKAEVLDEEARRLEAWLKAGFHGTMHWMERHFDKRIDPTKLVEGARSVISVLHNYYQPLSPDPSPETGKISRYAWGDDYHEVLKEKLYQLFAWLEAQVGEVHGRAFVDSAPVMDKAWARRSGLGWIGKNTNLINRRMGSFFFIGELIVDVPLPPDGPIPDYCGSCTRCLDACPTGALVQPYVLDARRCISYLTIEHRGDDIPPELQEKMGNWIFGCDICQDVCPWNKFKYATNEPRFLPRPGLPDTPLDRWEELDLEAFRQKFRKSAVKRAKFEGFKRNVRIALQNVRRTMLHTSE
- a CDS encoding MFS transporter; amino-acid sequence: MEAAPSRPVGRADASPTGYVALVRENVHFRRLWLGNLISLLGDWFNTIALYTLVSELTGSPFALGGVFLTKLLPWALASPLAGLLVDRFNRRRLMIGADLVRAVIVLGFLLIDEPGEVYLVYVLTTLQVIVTAVFQPAKSASIPNIVRPEALLTANALMSATWSVMLALGAASGGLVTAWLGTAPVFVIDSLTYLISAFFIYRTVIPQQTAPAAGRLLQTAGRELLDGWRYLTSHPGVGRIALAKSAWALAGGGLVYMLALIGEAIEPTAQAAGIGWLFAARGLGTGIGPVLARAIFQDVRRWPAVLGWSILLSGLCYGVVGLQAWTYAIAPAVLLAHAASGANWVLASVLLQQRTEDAFRGRVFAAEWLGVLFAESCSILAASMLLEWQVLSLREAVLAFALVQGVIGLAWLAVIVPRERRAYSEV
- the lysS gene encoding lysine--tRNA ligase yields the protein MKRVLTEQERERRRARQQLEAIGINPYPYRWEVTAHAAEILQNFEDARHQPREDGPAPEPYTVSIAGRIMTRRIMGKAAFFDLQDETGRIQVYVRRQDLPEGFYDQVFKKLLDIGDLVGVEGYVFRTRMGEITVHAQRLELLAKALRPLPVVKEQDGKVYNEVTDKEFRYRQRYVDLIINPDVREVFRKRARMITTIRRFLDERGYLEVETPILQPLYGGASARPFTTYHNALDMPLYLRIADELYLKRLIVGGYEGVYEIGKDFRNEGLSRFHNPEFTMLELYVAYKDYYWMMDFVEELLEHVAIEVTGSPEVQWGAHTISFRRPWPRIPMFEAIKERTGYDLYGKSRDELAEIAQKLGLEIDETMGSGKIIDEIFGEFVEPHLIQPTFIIDYPIELSPLAKRHREKPGLVERFEVIVGGKELCNAFSELNDPDDQRARFEEQARLRAAGDEEAMQIDEDFLRALEYGMPPTAGLGIGIDRLAMILTNQPSIRDVILFPLLRPEQPAVPAGSGTTDQAEASKP
- a CDS encoding peptidylprolyl isomerase, translated to MKRQMLMGIVPVLLFAACQRPPSSQPSPADSLAQTLDTLALPATNYYAIYTPLGRMVVRLYDETPQHRDNFKRLVAASFYDSTTFHRVIEGFVIQGGDPNSKDADPSNDGTGGPGYTIPAEIRPGLFHKRGALAAARQGDEVNPERRSSGSQFYLVVGRTFDSATLDEIEAYLREQIPDPHFAFPDSIRRLYQTVGGAPFLDGLYTVFGELVEGFEVLDAIARLPTPRRTGQQAPPAQLDRPLQPVPMTIRPLENYSPGS
- a CDS encoding Rossmann-like and DUF2520 domain-containing protein translates to MAAHRPVLAIVGAGAVGRALGRALRAAGYSIAAVLSRSQEAARALAAQVAAPVASGALEDLPGEVRLVFCCVPDDVLPGLAEQLALVPHDWPHTVVAHTSGALPAQVLAPVGRRGAALLSFHPVQSFPRQGAVPSLAGIAIGLEGDPQAVALGREVAQALGARPVELSAETKPRYHLAATLASNGLGALMAVAGEVLASIGLSRPEAHALLLPLVEGTLHNLKQLLPEEALTGPAVRGDLFPISQHLQALRQHLPHLLPVYAALTTEMIRVGVRSGRLAPSQATAILERLQEALDSMQDMPPERLA
- a CDS encoding anti-sigma factor family protein, which gives rise to MREDYHDPDSSRPEHDCPFSDLDELLCEYVDGTMDPAVRQVFEEYLRTNPTLARHVECLCRTRQLLCQHGACKLRAPEGFQARLRQRLAYEMMREQRSLEYLSLPLRSATMLASAVALVVILGMCTGVLLYMEQEARSPHAVVQTAQPEPAPAVTLETLTPVSTERRTLPGAYQPAWTLSAAWNRKDRAPIHYDTLQTMRFVQRSHGAP
- a CDS encoding RNA polymerase sigma factor, with protein sequence MHIQQKQRVVLRREALHRLPSEENKARYEELQRLSDEDLMALFQAGTVEAFDILVSRYKDPLANYLYRFLGDPKEVEDLLQETFMRVYRNRHSYRRIAKFSTWLYTIAGNLARSEYRKRKRRRLYSLQSVNRDEEEYEVEIPDETFAPDRHTESTIQDRYIQEALKQIPEEFREVVVLRDVQQLSYEEIAEITGLPMGTVKSRINRGRTKLQALLKDVYPIPEES